In Lotus japonicus ecotype B-129 chromosome 5, LjGifu_v1.2, one genomic interval encodes:
- the LOC130721136 gene encoding uncharacterized protein At2g29880-like — MDSESSIQQNNKRKRDRRQWSNDEDEALLDILIEAVNQGQKYENGQFKGNTLKAAEAKLEKKFPGCGIKVKPHIESAMKRLKGVYNVVYDMLNQSGFGWDDEKKMIKVDSEDVWNEYIKSHPNAKDYRNARIPLLEKLAYAFGKDRATGKLAYSPADVVEELDKEEEEQAHHDDVRVEMTPTSSVNKSQCRKDDLVESQSRKKNRGANLIANSISELGNTLGKWLELSAERLAEASNSLKVDKDMFDDSRGVMDELLKMGLTDQERYAAGDKIMSMPHRVHMFWACHGEDRLKFVKSLI; from the exons ATGGACTCTGAAAGCAGCATCCAGCAAAACaacaagagaaagagagatcGTAGACAATGGTCTAATGATGAGGATGAAGCATTATTAGACATATTGATTGAAGCTGTTAACCAAGGTCAAAAGTATGAAAATGGACAATTCAAAGGAAATACTTTGAAAGCAGCTGAGGCTAAATTAGAGAAGAAGTTTCCTGGATGTGGTATTAAGGTGAAACCACATATTGAATCTGCAATGAAGAGGCTCAAGGGAGTTTATAATGTTGTTTATGATATGCTGAATCAAAGTGGATTTGGTTGGGATGATGAGAAGAAGATGATTAAGGTGGATAGTGAAGATGTCTGGAATGAGTATATAAAG AGTCATCCAAATGCAAAAGATTATAGGAATGCACGAATTCCACTCCTTGAAAAGCTTGCTTATGCCTTTGGAAAAGACCGTGCTACTGGAAAATTAGCTTATTCACCTGCAGATGTTGTTGAGGAATTGGataaagaagaggaagaacaagcTCATCATGATGATGTTAGAGTGGAGATGACCCCGACATCATCTGTTAATAAATCACAATGCAGAAAAGATGACCTTGTGGAAAGTCaatcaaggaaaaaaaacaGAGGAGCAAATCTGATTGCTAATAGTATATCTGAATTAGGAAACACTCTTGGGAAATGGCTTGAATTAAGTGCTGAAAGATTGGCTGAGGCTAGTAATAGCCTCAAAGTTGATAAAGACATGTTTGATGATTCCAGGGGCGTCATGGATGAGCTGCTGAAAATGGGTTTAACAGATCAAGAGCGTTATGCAGCTGGAGATAAAATAATGTCTATGCCTCATCGTGTGCACATGTTTTGGGCTTGTCATGGAGAGGATCGTCTCAAGTTTGTGAAATCATTGATATAA
- the LOC130718802 gene encoding uncharacterized protein LOC130718802, which yields MAQSSGYDGNNIIPLLPNNDETDDNLNLEDLSKGPLPLGLKLTLTPEMLQFKEAKKVEKLKAAHFQSYMLMIGFFKIEAKYPEDLVAKFYYAKRKLVWEMLRDGLKDKIEIQWDNITAIRAVIQEGILEIEVDRVPLFFREVEPKPGKHTMWAISQDFTNGQASIYRRHYLLFPPGVLDQHYAKLLQCDNRLLELSQKSFPNSQFAYFDSELDQGTTYYSFGHDPHVHGPNSSVIEQQYNLFSPQKVQLPLIPINGPTSDEAINNKMLQDPINPWSQGLHYDTLSERGLQQNRFELNYEPLNWSHFHCIPEIEYDH from the exons ATGGCACAGAGTAGCGGATATGATGGAAACAATATTATTCCTTTACTACCCAATAATGATGAAACG GATGATAATTTGAACTTGGAAGACTTATCCAAGGGCCCCCTACCCCTTGGATTAAAACTCACATTGACTCCTGAGATGCTGCAATTCAAAGAAGCCAAGAAAGTTGAGAAATTGAAGGCTGCACATTTTCAATCGTATATGCTCATGATTGGGTTTTTCAAG ATTGAGGCTAAATATCCGGAAGATTTGGTAGCAAAGTTTTACTATGCTAAGAGAAAACTAGTGTGGGAAATGTTACGTGATGGTTTAAAAGACAAAATTGAAATACAATGGGACAACATTACTGCCATTCGAGCTGTTATTCAAGAGGGAATTCTGGAGATTGAg GTAGACAGAGTTCCATTGTTCTTTCGCGAGGTTGAGCCGAAGCCTGGAAAGCATACAATGTGGGCCATATCTCAAGATTTCACTAATGGGCAAGCTTCCATATACCG GAGGCACTATCTTCTATTCCCTCCTGGCGTTCTTGACCAACACTACGCAAAGCTATTGCAATGTGACAATCGATTGTTGGAGTTGAGCCAAAAATCTTTTCCTAATTCGCAGTTTGCTTATTTTGATTCAGAATTAGATCAAGGAACAACATATTATTCTTTTGGTCATGATCCACATGTACATGGACCAAACTCCTCAGTTATTGAGCaacaatataatttattttcaccTCAAAAAGTTCAGTTGCCTCTAATTCCTATTAATGGCCCAACTTCAG ATGAGGCAATTAACAATAAAATGCTTCAAGATCCAATAAACCCTTGGAGTCAAGGCCTTCATTACGACACTTTAAGCGAAAGAGGCTTACAACAAAATAGATTTGAATTGAACTATGAGCCCCTTAATTGGTCACATTTTCATTGTATCCCTGAAATTGAATATGATCATTAA